One region of Brassica napus cultivar Da-Ae chromosome A10, Da-Ae, whole genome shotgun sequence genomic DNA includes:
- the LOC125579115 gene encoding 60S ribosomal protein L4-1-like: MAAAAARPLVSVQGLDGDMTTDQSTTVCLPDVMTAPVRPDIVNFVHAQISNNSRQPYAVSKKAGHQTSAESWGTGRAVSRIPRVPGGGTHRAGQAAFGNMCRGGRMFAPTKIWRRWHRRVNVNMKRHAIVSAIAATAVPSLVMARGHKIENVPEMPLVVSDSAEAVEKTSAAIKVLKQIGAYDDAEKAKDSIGIRSGVGKMRNRRYICRKGPLVVYGTEGAKIVKAFRNITGVELCHVERLNLLKLAPGGHLGRFVIWTKSAFEKLESIYGSFEKPSEKKKGYVLPRAKMVNADLARIINSDEVQSVVKPIKKDAKRAVMKKNPLKNLNVMLKLNPYAKTAKRMSLLAEAQRVKSKKEKLEKKRKPVTKEEAQAIKAAGKAWYQTMISDSDYTEFDNFTKWLGASQ, translated from the exons CGTCATGACAGCTCCCGTGAGGCCAGACATCGTCAACTTCGTCCACGCCCAGATCTCCAACAACAGCCGTCAGCCTTACGCCGTCTCCAAGAAAGCCGGTCACCAGACCTCCGCCGAGTCCTGGGGAACCGGACGTGCCGTCTCCCGTATCCCTCGTGTTCCCGGCGGCGGAACTCACCGCGCAGGTCAAGCGGCCTTCGGAAACATGTGTCGCGGTGGTCGTATGTTCGCTCCGACTAAGATCTGGAGACGCTGGCACCGTCGCGTCAACGTCAACATGAAGAGGCACGCGATCGTCTCCGCCATTGCTGCGACAGCTGTTCCCTCTCTAGTGATGGCTCGTGGTCACAAGATCGAGAACGTCCCCGAGATGCCTCTCGTTGTTAGCGATTCAGCTGAGGCTGTTGAGAAGACCTCCGCCGCGATCAAGGTTTTGAAGCAGATCGGTGCTTACGATGACGCCGAGAAGGCTAAGGATAGTATTGGGATTAGGTCTGGTGTTGGTAAGATGAGGAACCGTCGTTACATTTGTCGGAAAGGTCCTCTTGTTGTGTACGGAACCGAGGGAGCTAAGATTGTGAAAGCGTTTAGGAACATTACTGGTGTTGAGCTTTGTCACGTTGAGAGGCTTAACTTGTTGAAGCTTGCTCCTGGTGGTCACCTTGGGAGGTTTGTGATTTGGACTAAGTCTgcttttgagaagcttgagtctATCTATGGATCTTTCGAGAAGCCGTCTGAGAAGAAGAAGGGTTATGTTTTGCCTCGTGCGAAGATGGTGAACGCTGACCTTGCTAGGATTATTAACTCTGATGAGGTTCAGAGCGTGGTGAAGCCGATTAAGAAGGATGCGAAGAGGGCTGTGATGAAGAAGAATCCGTTGAAGAACCTTAATGTGATGCTTAAGTTGAATCCTTATGCTAAGACTGCAAAGAGGATGTCTCTGTTGGCTGAAGCGCAAAGGGTTAAGTCTAAGAAGGAGAAGCTCGAGAAAAAGAGGAAACCCGTCACTAAG GAGGAGGCACAAGCTATTAAAGCTGCAGGAAAGGCGTGGTACCAGACTATGATCTCTGACAGTGATTACACAGAGTTTGATAACTTCACCAAGTGGCTCGGAGCCAGTCAGTAG